In Pochonia chlamydosporia 170 chromosome 3, whole genome shotgun sequence, the following are encoded in one genomic region:
- a CDS encoding epoxide hydrolase 1 (similar to Cordyceps militaris CM01 XP_006670945.1), giving the protein MSDITPFKIDVPDAAIKKLKDKLELADLPDEVEFSNDWSYGTPRDDIQRLARYWKDGYDWRAHEAKLNAQLPQFKTTVNVEGFGDLNIHFVHKKSSKPGSIPLLFCHGWPGHFMEVAKILPLLTGNKEDLSFDVVAPSLPNFGFSDGVKKRGFGIPQYAETLHKVMIKLGYNKYVTQGGDWGYVITRLIGVQYPSSCIASHVNFVRAKKPPEFLKSPLLYIQHKITPYTDFEKAFRERSEWFQTEGIGYNVEQSTRPSTIGIALTDPVALLAWIYEKLHDWTDNYPWTDDEILTWISIYQFSTAGAAASVRIYYESKHAELERGEKAFGYVPKVQLGLSYFPKDLVLPPRTWGRALGPVVFESVHGDGGHFAAHERPEVLVDDLRRMIEKVKF; this is encoded by the exons ATGAGCGACATCACCCCATTCAAGATTGACGTGCCCGACGCGGCCATAAAAAAGTTAAAAGATAAACTTGAGCTCGCTGATCTACCCGACGAGGTAGAATTCTCAAATGACTGGTCATACGGAACACCTCGAGACGATATACAGCGTCTCGCCAGGTACTGGAAGGATGGCTATGACTGGCGCGCCCACGAAGCCAAATTGAACGCCCAGCTACCGCAGTTTAAGACGACGGTGAATGTAGAGGGATTTGGAGACTTGAATATTCACTTTGTGCATAAAAAGAGTTCGAAGCCGGGGAGTATTCCGCTTTTGTTCTGCCACGGCT GGCCAGGGCATTTTATGGAAGTAGCCAAGATACTTCCACTTCTGACGGGTAACAAAGAGGACCTGTCATTTGACGTCGTAGCACCATCTCTTCCAAACTTTGGTTTCTCAGATGGCGTCAAGAAGAGGGGTTTTGGCATCCCCCAATATGCAGAGACTTTGCACAAAGTCATGATCAAGCTTGGATACAACAAATACG TAACCCAAGGCGGAGACTGGGGCTACGTGATAACCCGCCTCATCGGCGTCCAATACCCATCATCCTGCATAGCCTCACACGTCAACTTTGTCCGCGCAAAGAAACCGCCCGAATTCCTCAAATCTCCCCTTCTCTACATCCAGCACAAAATCACGCCTTACACAGATTTCGAAAAAGCCTTTCGCGAACGATCAGAATGGTTCCAAACAGAAGGAATTGGATACAATGTTGAACAAAGCACGCGCCCCTCCACAATTGGCATTGCTCTCACCGACCCAGTAGCATTACTAGCCTGGATTTACGAAAAGTTACACGACTGGACGGATAACTATCCCTGGACAGACGATGAGATATTGACCTGGATATCGATCTATCAATTCTCCACGGCGGGTGCAGCAGCAAGTGTGCGGATCTACTACGAGTCTAAACACGCAGAATTGGAGAGAGGCGAAAAGGCGTTTGGATATGTTCCCAAGGTGCAGTTGGGGCTGTCGTACTTTCCAAAGGATCTGGTTTTGCCGCCGAGGACATGGGGACGAGCTTTGGGGCCGGTGGTATTTGAGAGTgttcatggtgatggaggtcATTTTGCGGCTCATGAGCGGCCGGAGGTTTTGGTGGATGATTTGAGGAGGATGATTGAGAAGGTGAAGTTTTAA
- a CDS encoding CBP4 protein (similar to Metarhizium robertsii ARSEF 23 XP_007823554.2) codes for MPPKQPTNWRLWSKVIVGGLAISIGGPLLTMRLTPTEDELRAKYNPDLLKKSIETRDERQQEFDDFVTRLKEYSKSDKPIWIVVKEEEERRKKAVMDAAKVQQKEADARREEMRKEAGLGSK; via the exons ATGCCGCCAAAACAACCCACGAATTGGCGCCTCTGGAGCAAAGTCATAGTCGG CGGTCTAGCAATCAGCATAGGAGGTCCCTTACTAACCATGAGACTTACGCCCACCGAGGACGAGCTCCGAGCAAAGTACAACCCCGACCTACTCAAGAAGAGCATCGAGACGAGAGACGAGCGACAACAAGAATTTGATGACTTTgtgacaaggttgaaggAGTATTCCAAATCAGATAAACCAA TCTGGATCGTGgtcaaggaagaggaagagagacGAAAGAAGGCTGTCATGGACGCGGCCAAGGTGCAGCAGAAGGAGGCGGATGCTCGTCGGGAAGAAATGCGAAAAGAGGCAGGTCTTGGATCCAAATGA
- a CDS encoding small oligopeptide transporter, OPT family (similar to Neosartorya fischeri NRRL 181 XP_001260988.1): MGLKERFGIKSTETTGETTGADVLPNADGTERELRRFRRQHQWDPFLDIDKLDNIDDALASGNAEKEAAIDESLIQEDSPYPEVRNSVPPTDQDLPVNTLRAWTIGAFLCTVVAACNVLLSMRRTPISISSTVVQLVAYPIGCGWAKFMPAKSFKLFGRTIELNPGPFNTKEHTIITMMTAAGSSLSYAIDILLAQEIFYKQEFKWGFQILLMVSTQAMGFGVAGIARRFLIWPSSMVWPATLITCTVMYSLHDHRPSDPSATNGWKIGRYSFFLVVAGCTFVWEWFPLVIAPFLSYFMWPTWIAPSNVVVNQIFGGNTGFGLMPMSLDWSTVTAFLQSPLQTPAFAILNVCAGICFMAIGAAGLAFAGPEYYRYLPISANQNFDRYAEPYQTARILTKEFTVNETAYQAYSPIILGPTFSLSYGMGFAGLMATVMHVILFYGSDVWNRARNSQYDEPDVHMKLMRKYKEAPEWWFMVIFAVSFAFGMVACQVWDTHLPWWAYIVCIIIGAVLFIPIGMVQAITNQQTGLNIITEMIIGYMMPGRPVAMMLFKSYGYMLSYNGLNYISDMKVGHYMKIPPRSMFAAQAFAVIWLSFVQISAYNFLRGNINEICTPTQKQGLTCPNARTFYNASVIWGVIGPRKVFGPGGIYSWTNWFWLIGFIVPVIQYLAARRWPRSWVRYMVSPALFGAAGMIPPATLYFIFQWVIVGLIFNFFIRRAFFGWWSRYTYAMSGALDIGTALCTVITGLGLGLSMTEMPDWWGTKVWQDTLDYNGTAVTRQFVPNVTHPLGPDSW; encoded by the exons ATGGGTCTCAAGGAACGTTTTGGTATCAAGTCCACCGAGACTACCGGTGAGACAACGGGGGCTGATGTCCTCCCCAATGCTGACGGTACTGAGCGCGAGCTCCGCCGATTTAGACGTCAGCATCAGTGGGATCCCTTCCTGGATATCGACAAGCtcgacaacattgatgaTGCTCTCGCGTCTGGAAATGCCGAGAAGGAGGCTGCTATTGACGAGTCCCTGATCCAGGAGGATTCGCCTTATCCAGAAGTCCGCAACTCG GTTCCTCCCACTGATCAAGACCTTCCTGTCAACACCCTCCGCGCTTGGACTATTGGAGCCTTCCTCTGTACTGTTGTCGCTGCTTGCAATGTCTTGCTTAGCATGCGTCGTACTCCCATCTCGATTTCGTCTACTGTTGTGCAGCTTGTCGCTTATCC AATTGGTTGCGGATGGGCCAAGTTCATGCCTGCCAAGTCATTCAAGTTATTCGGTCGCACCATCGAGCTCAACCCTGGCCCGTTCAACACAAAGGAGCATACCATTATCACCATGATGACTGCTGCCGGCAGCTCTCTAAGCTACGCCATCGATATTCTCCTCGCACAGGAAATTTTCTACAAGCAGGAGTTCAA ATGGGGTTTCCAAATTCTCCTTATGGTTTCAACCCAGGCCATGggctttggtgttgctggtatTGCTCGACGATTCCTCATCTGGCCATCGTCAATGGTGTGGCCTGCCACACTTATTACCTGCACCGTTATGTACTCGCTTCATGACCATCGCCCATCTGATCCGTCTGCAACCAACGGTTGGAAGATTGGTCGATATAGCTTCTTCCtggttgttgctggatgCACATTTGTTTGGGAATGGTTCCCCCTGGTTATTGCTCCTTTCCTGAGTTACTTCATGTGGCCTACTTGGATTGCTCCGTCCAATGTCGTTGTCAACCAGATTTTCGGCGGCAACACCGGTTTCGGGCTTATGCCAATGTCTCTCGACTGGTCCACTGTCACCGCTTTCTTGCAGTCTCCCCTCCAGACCCCTGCGTTCGCAATCCTCAATGTTTGTGCAGGTATCTGCTTCATGGccattggtgctgctggtTTGGCTTTTGCTGGACCTGAGTACTACCGATATCTTCCCATCAGCGCCAACCAAAACTTTGACCGATATGCTGAACCTTACCAGACGGCTCGTATTCTCACCAAGGAGTTTACTGTCAATGAGACCGCCTATCAGGCATACTCCCCCATTATTCTCGGCCCTACCTTCTCTCTGTCGTATGGTATGGGTTTTGCCGGTCTTATGGCCACAGTTATGCACGTTATCCTGTTCTACGGCAGTGATGTCTGGAACCGGGCTAGAAACTCCCAGTATGATGAGCCCGATGTGCACATGAAGCTCATGAGGAAGTACAAGGAAGCACCTGAGTGGTGGTTCATGGTCATCTTTGCTGTCAGCTTCGCCTTCGGTATGGTTGCTTGCCAAGTTTGGGACACTCATCTTCCCTGGTGGGCGTACATTGTCTGCATTATTATTGGTGCCGTTCTCTTTATCCCGATTGGCATGGTTCAGGCTATTACCAACCAGCAAACCGGCTtaaacatcatcaccgagATGATCATCGGATACATGATGCCCGGACGCCCCGTTGCCATGATGCTGTTCAAGAGCTACGGATACATGTTGTCATACAATGGCCTCAACTACATTTCTGATATGAAGGTCGGCCACTATATGAAGATTCCCCCTCGCAGCATGTTCGCGGCTCAGGCTTTTGCCGTCATCTGGCTGTCATTTGTGCAGATTTCTGCTTACAATTTCCTTCGCGGCAATATCAACGAGATTTGCACGCCGACTCAGAAGCAGGGCCTGACTTGCCCTAACGCTCGAACTTTCTACAACGCCAGTGTCATTTGGGGAGTTATTGGACCCCGAAAGGTGTTTGGCCCCGGCGGAAT TTACTCTTGGACAAACTGGTTCTGGCTCATCGGTTTTATCGTTCCTGTGATCCAGTACCTGGCTGCCCGGAGATGGCCTCGCAGTTGGGTGCGCTACATGGTCAGCCCTGCTCTTTTCGGTGCCGCCGGAATGATTCCTCCTGCTACCCTCTACTTCATCTTCCAGTGGGTCATTGTTggtctcatcttcaactttttcaTCCGCAgagccttctttggctggtggagtCGCTACACATATGCTATGTCCGGTGCTCTCGACATCGGTACTGCCCTTTGCACTGTCATCACgggccttggtcttggcctgAGCATGACAGAGATGCCCGACTGGTGGGGGACCAAAGTTTGGCAGGACACTTTGGATTACAATGGCACTGCCGTGACGAGGCAGTTTGTTCCTAATGTAACCCACCCTCTTGGACCGGACAGCTGGTAA
- a CDS encoding transcription factor BTF3a (similar to Metarhizium acridum CQMa 102 XP_007807217.1) has translation MADVQERLKKLGQAGRIGDGKGTPRRKVKRAPARSGADDKKLQQTLKKLNTQPIQAIEEVNMFKSDGNVIHFSAPKVHAAVPSNTFAIYGNGEDKELTELVPGILNQLGPDSLASLRKLAESYQSMQKAEKGEDDDEIPDLVEGENFESKVE, from the exons ATGGCTGACGTCCAGGAGCGCCTCAAGAAGCTTGGCCAGGCTGGCCGTATCGGTGA TGGCAAGGGTACCCCCCGAAGAAAGGTCAAGCGTGCGCCCGCCCGATCCGGCGCCGATGACAAGAAGCTCCAGCAGactttgaagaagctcaacaCCCAGCCCATCCAGGCCATCGAGGAGGTCAACATGTTCAAGTCTGACGGCAATGTTATCCACTTCTCTGCTCCCAAGG TCCACGCCGCTGTGCCCTCCAACACCTTTGCCATCTACGGCAACGGTGAGGACAAGGAGCTCACTGAGCTTGTCCCCGGTATCCTGAACCAGCTGGGCCCCGACTCCCTTGCTTCTCTCCGCAAGCTCGCCGAGAGCTACCAGAGCATGCAGAAGGCCGAGAAGGgtgaggacgacgacgagatcCCCGACCTCGTTGAGGGCGAGAACTTCGAGAGCAAGGTCGAGTAA
- a CDS encoding tRNA-specific adenosine deaminase (similar to Trichoderma reesei QM6a XP_006962074.1), with product MTTTSRANLIARTVIQQFSKLPSKRKPTVRNNGLHEWVPLSGIVAEQEGRLTCLALATGMKCLPASKLHEANGNGIHDWHAEVLAMRTFNRLLIDECKALQTGNPASILQTCGSHGRRPFTIKDDVKLHMYCSEAPCGDASMELIMAAQDDASPWDIPPLPSESESPTASLPGRAYFSQLGVVRRKPARGDAPPTLSKSCSDKITLKQCTSLLASLTSLLVDPCNAYIDTLVLPESQFSATGCKRAFSDRVKNLENVSWPGGYKFRPFTVETTEEEFEFSRKIVRERSEKIAPSNLAAAWSASGVEETILGGVIQGRKPFDVRGASRMSRRQMWIAAREISECLEGRRDTKQLLSSGTYKEVKEGELLADRRHVKKHARETALVGWIPNQGDASFSIDT from the exons ATGACAACAACTTCACGGGCGAATCTCATCGCACGAACAGTCATACAACAATTCTCCAAGCTTCCCTCAAAAAGGAAGCCCACGGTCAGAAATAACGGACTACACGAATGGGTCCCGCTAAGTGGCATTGTTGCTGAACAAGAGGGACGTCTAACCTGTCTAGCCTTGGC GACGGGCATGAAATGTCTTCCGGCATCCAAACTCCACGAAGCAAACGGCAATGGAATCCACGACTGGCATGCAGAAGTTCTTGCTATGAGAACATTCAACCGGCTCCTTATAGACGAATGTAAAGCTTTGCAAACAGGAAACCCGGCGTCAATTTTGCAAACGTGCGGTTCTCACGGTCGTCGACCATTCACTATCAAAGATGACGTCAAGCTGCACATGTATTGCTCCGAGGCACCTT GTGGAGATGCTAGCATGGAGTTGATAATGGCAGCGCAAGACGACGCAAGCCCTTGGGACATCCCTCCGTTGCCgtcagaatcagaatcaCCAACAGCGTCACTACCAGGCCGCGCTTACTTCTCCCAATTAGGTGTTGTCCGACGCAAGCCTGCGCGAGGGGACGCACCTCCAACGCTATCGAAATCTTGTTCCGACAAAATCACCCTGAAGCAATGCACATCGCTGCTTGCATCGTTGACCTCACTTCTCGTCGATCCGTGCAACGCCTACATTGACACATTAGTGTTGCCGGAGTCTCAGTTTTCCGCTACAGGATGTAAGAGAGCGTTTTCAGACCGCGTCAAGAATCTGGAAAATGTATCTTGGCCGGGAGGATACAAGTTCCGTCCGTTCACAGTTGAGACTACGGAGGAAGAATTCGAGTTTTCGAGAAAGATTGTAAGAGAGAGATCTGAGAAAATTGCACCCAGTAATCTTGCCGCTGCGTGGTCAGCGTCTGGTGTAGAGGAGACTATACTGGGTGGTGTCATTCAGGGGAGGAAGCCGTTCGATGTGAGGGGAGCAAGTAGGATGTCCAGGAGGCAGATGTGGATTGCGGCCAGAGAGATATCAGAGTGCTTGGAGGGCCGTAGGGATACGAAGCAGCTGTTGAGCAGTGGGACTTACAAGGAAGTCAAGGAGGGTGAGTTGTTGGCGGATAGACGACATGTCAAGAAGCATGCCCGGGAAACTGCCTTGGTGGGCTGGATTCCAAACCAAGGTGATGCGAGCTTTTCAATAGATACTTAG